One genomic segment of Pseudomonas fortuita includes these proteins:
- a CDS encoding DUF2025 family protein — protein MAITSQDICNAADQLKGFVGFHGKRGVHIVRFSEDSFGMDVADDSITPCSEFVWRPEQGQRMALCRERLALLLEQHVDDRLNIAEPLRAYLRRRDLPDIVAERTVQQ, from the coding sequence ATGGCCATCACTTCCCAGGACATCTGCAACGCCGCCGACCAGCTCAAAGGTTTTGTCGGTTTTCATGGCAAGCGCGGCGTTCATATCGTGCGGTTTTCCGAGGACTCGTTCGGCATGGACGTGGCCGACGACAGCATTACCCCCTGCAGCGAGTTTGTCTGGCGTCCCGAGCAAGGGCAGCGCATGGCGCTTTGCCGTGAGCGGCTGGCGCTGCTGCTGGAGCAGCATGTGGATGACCGCCTGAACATTGCTGAGCCACTGCGCGCCTACCTGCGCCGCCGGGATCTGCCAGACATCGTGGCCGAACGCACCGTGCAGCAATAA
- a CDS encoding LysR family transcriptional regulator, translating into MNKLELLRTFVRVSEVSSFTLAAESLRLPRSTVSEQVKALERLLGTQLFNRTTRRVQATQDGALLYERSKDLLSGMDEIESLFSADDAELAGRLRIDLPTMMARRVIIPALPQFLQRFPRLEVELSCTDRQVDLLREGFDCVMRIGALHDLDVVARPVGQLSMRNCASPAYLARYGVPQTPQELAGHQLVHYVRTLGARSAGFEYLQGGELQYQAMAGVVTVNNAEAYSAACLAGLGLIQVPAVGVAEHLQRGELVSLLEDWQAPAMPVSLLYARQRHVPRRVQAFMQWLAAVLASQVDPAPSEH; encoded by the coding sequence ATGAACAAGCTGGAGTTGTTGCGCACCTTCGTGCGGGTGAGTGAGGTCAGCAGCTTCACCCTGGCTGCCGAGAGCCTGAGGCTGCCACGCTCGACCGTGTCAGAGCAGGTAAAGGCACTGGAGCGCTTGCTGGGTACGCAGCTGTTCAACCGTACTACCCGCAGGGTGCAGGCGACCCAGGATGGCGCCTTGCTGTACGAGCGTAGCAAGGACCTGCTGTCAGGCATGGATGAGATCGAGAGCCTGTTCAGCGCCGACGATGCCGAGCTGGCCGGGCGCCTGCGCATCGACCTGCCGACCATGATGGCGCGGCGGGTCATCATCCCGGCGTTGCCGCAGTTTCTGCAGCGCTTTCCGCGGCTGGAGGTGGAGCTCAGTTGCACTGACCGCCAGGTTGATTTGCTGCGCGAGGGGTTTGACTGCGTGATGCGCATAGGTGCCCTGCATGATCTGGATGTGGTGGCGCGGCCGGTCGGGCAACTGAGCATGCGCAACTGTGCGAGCCCCGCCTACCTGGCCCGCTACGGCGTGCCGCAGACGCCGCAGGAACTGGCGGGGCACCAACTGGTGCACTACGTGCGTACCTTGGGGGCGCGCAGTGCCGGTTTCGAATACCTGCAAGGTGGTGAGCTGCAATACCAGGCCATGGCTGGTGTGGTTACGGTCAACAACGCCGAGGCGTACTCGGCGGCCTGCCTGGCCGGGCTGGGGTTGATCCAGGTACCGGCGGTGGGTGTGGCCGAGCATTTGCAGCGAGGCGAGCTGGTTTCGCTACTGGAAGACTGGCAGGCCCCGGCCATGCCGGTGTCACTGCTGTACGCCCGGCAACGGCACGTGCCGCGCCGGGTTCAAGCGTTCATGCAGTGGCTGGCGGCGGTGCTGGCGTCGCAGGTCGACCCTGCACCAAGTGAACATTGA
- a CDS encoding SDR family NAD(P)-dependent oxidoreductase, whose translation MTRKIALITGASRGLGRNAAEHLAARGIDVIGTYHSKADEAQAVVARLEQAGAKAAMLQLDVSDSSSFASFAERLGSTLQQHFGRERFDFLVNNAGIGLNVPYVETSEAQFDQLLNIQLKGPFFLTQRLLPLLVDNGRIVNISTGLARFALPGYAAYAAMKGAMEVLTRYQAKELGARGIRVNILAPGAIETDFGGGVVRDNQQVNEYIAGNTALGRVGLPDDIGAAIALLLEDGNGWITGQRLEVSGGMFL comes from the coding sequence ATGACGCGCAAAATTGCCCTGATCACTGGCGCCAGCCGCGGCCTTGGCCGTAACGCTGCCGAACACCTGGCCGCACGCGGTATCGATGTAATTGGCACTTACCACAGCAAGGCAGACGAAGCCCAGGCCGTAGTTGCCCGACTGGAGCAGGCCGGGGCGAAAGCGGCCATGCTGCAACTCGACGTCAGCGACAGCAGCAGTTTTGCCAGCTTCGCCGAGCGCCTTGGCAGCACCCTGCAGCAGCACTTTGGCCGCGAGCGTTTTGACTTTCTGGTGAACAATGCCGGGATCGGGCTGAATGTGCCGTACGTCGAAACCAGCGAGGCGCAGTTCGACCAGTTGCTGAATATTCAGCTGAAAGGACCCTTTTTCCTCACCCAGCGCCTGCTGCCCCTGTTGGTCGACAATGGCCGTATCGTCAACATTTCTACCGGCCTGGCACGCTTTGCGCTGCCGGGGTATGCCGCCTATGCCGCGATGAAGGGCGCAATGGAGGTGCTGACCCGCTACCAGGCCAAGGAACTGGGCGCGCGTGGCATTCGCGTGAACATTCTGGCGCCGGGGGCGATCGAGACCGATTTCGGCGGCGGCGTGGTGCGGGATAACCAGCAGGTGAATGAATACATTGCCGGCAATACGGCGCTGGGCCGCGTGGGCTTGCCGGATGACATCGGGGCAGCGATTGCGCTGTTGCTGGAAGACGGCAATGGCTGGATTACCGGGCAACGGCTGGAAGTGTCGGGCGGCATGTTCCTATGA
- a CDS encoding efflux RND transporter periplasmic adaptor subunit, producing MRAAVRTLVTLCVVALAVLAGYQLWQYYMLTPWTRDARVRADVVVIAPDVSGWVRELKVHDNQQVKAGDLLMNIDRERFQAAFDQARAVTETRAQQLRLREREAARRTALGPEAISAELRENAQINAAIARGELHEAEAQLQVAKINLARSEVRAPRSGHITNLRLAEGNYVNTGESVMALVDDSTFYIQAYFEETKLPRIRVGDTVKVWLMGAGEPMQGHVESISRGITDRNSNPDSQLLPEVEPTFNWVRLAQRIPVRIRLDQVPEGVTLSAGMTASVQVHEDRGEQ from the coding sequence ATGCGTGCGGCCGTACGTACCCTGGTGACGCTGTGTGTGGTGGCTTTGGCCGTGTTGGCCGGCTACCAGCTGTGGCAGTACTACATGCTTACGCCCTGGACCCGCGATGCCCGTGTGCGTGCCGATGTGGTGGTGATTGCCCCTGACGTGTCCGGGTGGGTACGTGAGCTCAAAGTCCATGACAACCAGCAGGTCAAGGCGGGTGACCTGTTGATGAACATCGACCGCGAGCGCTTTCAGGCTGCCTTCGACCAGGCACGTGCGGTGACTGAGACCCGCGCCCAGCAACTGCGCTTGCGCGAGCGTGAGGCCGCCCGGCGCACCGCCCTGGGGCCAGAGGCGATCAGTGCCGAGTTGCGTGAAAACGCCCAGATCAATGCTGCTATCGCGCGCGGTGAACTGCATGAGGCCGAAGCGCAGTTGCAGGTTGCCAAGATCAACCTGGCGCGCAGTGAAGTGCGCGCGCCGCGCAGCGGGCATATCACCAACCTGCGTCTGGCCGAGGGCAACTACGTGAACACCGGGGAATCGGTCATGGCCCTGGTGGACGATTCAACCTTTTATATCCAGGCCTATTTCGAAGAAACCAAGCTGCCGCGTATTCGTGTGGGAGACACGGTGAAAGTCTGGCTGATGGGCGCCGGCGAACCCATGCAAGGGCATGTGGAAAGCATCAGCCGCGGCATCACCGACCGCAACAGTAACCCCGACAGCCAGTTGTTGCCGGAGGTGGAGCCTACTTTCAACTGGGTGCGGTTGGCCCAGCGCATACCCGTAAGGATTCGCCTGGACCAGGTACCGGAAGGGGTGACGCTGAGTGCAGGCATGACCGCGAGCGTGCAGGTGCATGAGGACCGGGGCGAGCAGTGA
- a CDS encoding DUF1656 domain-containing protein → MGLHEWEVGGVLLSPFLLYVLLALLLTGVLRLVVQATPLGRWIWHEALFDAALFVCVLFLVVRLLGAL, encoded by the coding sequence ATGGGGTTGCATGAATGGGAAGTGGGCGGCGTGCTGCTCAGCCCGTTTCTGCTTTATGTGTTGCTGGCCCTGCTGCTCACCGGCGTGCTGCGCCTGGTGGTGCAGGCGACGCCGTTGGGGCGCTGGATCTGGCATGAAGCGTTGTTCGACGCAGCGCTGTTCGTTTGTGTGTTGTTCCTGGTGGTGAGGCTGCTGGGAGCTTTATAA
- a CDS encoding FUSC family protein, with amino-acid sequence MPITFQALFAPSSLALKFAVKTLLGGGLALWLAMRWGLEQPSWALMTAFIVAQPLSGMVVQKGLARLAGTLVGTVMSVVFIGLFAQTPGLFLFTLALWLALCTAASTQLRSAWAYAFVLAGYTAAIIALPAIDHPLQVFDQAVARCTEICLGIFCATASSALLWPMRVEQQLAGQARQAWQNGLQAASAMLGGADEARKGLLESLGRIVAIDSQREHAWFEGNRGRQRARAIRGLSQKLMVLLRISRSVRRQWQHLDEREAAHLAHWLDEVRALLLEPDRPSLLLLRQRIWDAAHDDQISSAEHFCLARMALLLDYAMAASQALEDVEAGRAPKDVSQGLAVHRDWSLALLFGSRSALAFLVMSGFWLATAWPSAPGGLVLTCVVCSLFASRENGAQIGLSFLRGIFLAIPAAFLVGQILLPQWSSFAMLCLGMGVPLFLGALGMAHPRTGATATSYCLHFIVLVSPLNVMQFGVATMLNSALAMLVGVSAAVMAFRLLVFRHPAWLGRRLRAATQSDLVRLTRRDLRGADSWFGGRMADRLMQLARQAGELPESERKRWDDGLHGLDIGDELVHLRMCLAVAQAPLGRAEREYLQQVEAVLAKGPGAGRGHRLDAASEQFIAALRRLPASDPLRLAEGAVLQLQKSWGKWCRWQEDAYGVA; translated from the coding sequence GTGCCCATCACCTTTCAGGCCCTGTTCGCCCCCAGCAGCCTCGCCCTCAAATTCGCCGTCAAGACCCTACTCGGTGGCGGTCTGGCGTTGTGGCTGGCAATGCGCTGGGGCCTGGAGCAACCGTCCTGGGCACTGATGACCGCCTTCATCGTCGCCCAGCCGCTGTCAGGGATGGTGGTGCAGAAAGGCCTGGCGCGGTTGGCCGGCACCTTGGTCGGTACCGTCATGTCCGTGGTGTTCATCGGCCTGTTCGCCCAGACCCCTGGGCTGTTCCTGTTTACCCTCGCCCTGTGGCTGGCCTTGTGCACTGCGGCCTCGACCCAACTGCGCAGCGCCTGGGCCTATGCCTTCGTGCTGGCTGGCTACACTGCCGCGATTATTGCCTTGCCGGCCATCGACCACCCGCTGCAGGTCTTTGACCAGGCTGTGGCGCGCTGTACCGAGATCTGCCTGGGCATTTTCTGCGCCACTGCAAGCAGTGCGTTGCTCTGGCCAATGCGGGTGGAGCAGCAATTGGCCGGGCAGGCCCGACAGGCATGGCAGAACGGCCTGCAGGCTGCCAGCGCCATGCTTGGCGGGGCAGACGAGGCACGCAAAGGCTTGCTGGAGAGCCTGGGGCGTATCGTTGCTATCGACAGCCAGCGTGAACATGCCTGGTTCGAAGGCAATCGCGGTCGCCAGCGAGCCCGCGCGATCCGTGGCCTGAGCCAGAAGCTGATGGTGCTGTTGCGGATCTCGCGCTCGGTGCGGCGGCAGTGGCAGCATCTGGATGAGCGTGAGGCAGCGCACCTGGCACACTGGCTGGACGAGGTGCGCGCGCTGCTGCTCGAGCCCGACCGGCCCAGCCTGTTACTGCTGCGCCAGCGCATCTGGGATGCGGCCCATGATGACCAGATCAGTTCGGCGGAGCACTTCTGCCTGGCGCGCATGGCCTTGTTGCTGGATTACGCCATGGCCGCCAGCCAGGCGCTGGAGGATGTGGAGGCGGGCAGGGCGCCCAAGGATGTGTCGCAGGGCCTGGCCGTGCACCGCGACTGGTCCCTGGCATTGCTGTTCGGTTCACGCAGCGCACTGGCCTTTCTGGTGATGAGCGGCTTCTGGCTGGCGACGGCGTGGCCTTCGGCGCCGGGTGGCCTGGTGTTGACCTGCGTGGTCTGCAGCCTGTTCGCCAGCCGCGAGAACGGCGCGCAGATTGGCCTGAGCTTCCTGCGCGGCATCTTCCTGGCGATACCCGCGGCGTTTCTGGTCGGGCAGATCCTGCTGCCGCAATGGAGCAGCTTTGCCATGCTTTGCCTGGGCATGGGCGTGCCGTTGTTTCTCGGCGCATTGGGCATGGCCCACCCACGTACCGGGGCCACTGCAACGTCTTATTGCCTGCACTTCATTGTGCTGGTGTCCCCGCTCAACGTCATGCAGTTTGGTGTGGCGACCATGCTAAACAGTGCGCTGGCGATGCTGGTAGGGGTGTCGGCAGCGGTAATGGCCTTCCGTTTGCTGGTGTTCCGCCACCCGGCCTGGCTGGGCCGGCGCCTGCGGGCAGCCACCCAGAGCGACCTGGTGCGCCTGACCCGGCGCGACCTGCGCGGTGCCGACAGCTGGTTTGGCGGGCGCATGGCCGACCGCCTGATGCAACTGGCCCGGCAGGCTGGCGAGCTGCCCGAAAGCGAGCGCAAGCGCTGGGACGACGGCCTGCATGGGTTGGATATCGGTGATGAACTGGTGCATCTGCGTATGTGCCTGGCGGTCGCCCAAGCCCCCTTGGGGCGCGCCGAGCGCGAGTATTTGCAGCAGGTAGAGGCGGTACTGGCCAAAGGGCCGGGCGCCGGGCGCGGGCATCGCCTGGACGCCGCCAGTGAACAATTCATAGCCGCCTTGCGCCGGCTGCCTGCCAGTGACCCGCTGCGGCTGGCCGAAGGTGCGGTGCTGCAATTGCAGAAAAGCTGGGGCAAATGGTGCCGCTGGCAGGAGGACGCCTATGGGGTTGCATGA
- the ccoM gene encoding cytochrome c oxidase subunit CcoM, whose protein sequence is MFFDNVVIAGVVTVGLMVAFFAGLGIFIWKDSKKRKPR, encoded by the coding sequence ATGTTCTTCGACAACGTGGTTATCGCCGGTGTGGTAACGGTCGGGTTGATGGTGGCCTTCTTTGCCGGTCTGGGCATTTTCATCTGGAAGGACTCGAAAAAGCGCAAGCCGCGCTGA
- a CDS encoding M949_RS01915 family surface polysaccharide biosynthesis protein: MPANHRWISASMAVGSLLLLSACEQKNFEALPAIPMEQLEVLGVQTPIKSVHFRDRDGEGLLVLSRSDGQASDPESEQEVDKVVLKATLYGRTAESDAFKARWQIEQETTCPGLDLDVDFYTDVSDVGDLNKDGIAEVTVASHAFCGGGIDPHDIAIEMREGQASYTITGQSLISPAGEEPIGGERNDSASLKTAPQVLRDHMDAVWQQVYKRPWSEAGPPGDDDLDDEAE; the protein is encoded by the coding sequence ATGCCTGCCAACCACCGCTGGATCAGCGCTTCCATGGCCGTGGGCAGCTTGCTGCTGCTGAGCGCCTGCGAACAGAAAAACTTCGAGGCCTTGCCCGCCATCCCGATGGAACAGCTTGAAGTACTCGGCGTGCAGACGCCGATCAAGAGCGTGCATTTTCGTGACCGCGACGGTGAAGGCCTGTTGGTGTTGAGCCGCAGCGATGGCCAGGCCAGCGACCCGGAAAGCGAACAGGAAGTGGACAAAGTGGTACTCAAGGCCACCTTGTACGGGCGTACTGCCGAAAGCGATGCATTCAAGGCACGCTGGCAGATCGAGCAGGAAACCACTTGCCCTGGCCTGGACCTGGACGTGGACTTCTATACCGACGTCAGCGATGTCGGCGACCTGAACAAGGACGGTATCGCCGAGGTTACGGTGGCCAGCCATGCCTTCTGTGGTGGCGGCATCGACCCGCACGACATCGCCATCGAAATGCGTGAAGGGCAGGCCAGCTACACCATCACTGGCCAGTCGCTGATCAGCCCGGCGGGTGAAGAGCCGATTGGCGGTGAGCGCAATGACAGTGCCTCGCTCAAAACCGCGCCACAGGTGCTTCGCGATCACATGGATGCCGTCTGGCAGCAGGTTTACAAGCGGCCGTGGAGCGAAGCCGGCCCGCCAGGCGACGACGACCTTGACGACGAAGCCGAGTAA
- the rapA gene encoding RNA polymerase-associated protein RapA, translated as MAQQYQPGQRWISDSEAELGLGTILAQDGRLLTVLYPATGDTRQYSLRNAPLTRVRFSPGDQITHFEGWKLTVREVDDIDGLMVYHGLDGQNQPRTLPETQLSNFIQFRLASDRLFAGQIDPLSWFSLRYNTLQHTSKQMQSALWGLGGCRAQPIAHQLHIAREVADRSAPRVLLADEVGLGKTIEAGLVIHRQLLSGRASRVLILVPENLQHQWLVEMRRRFNLQVALFDAERFIESDASNPFEDAQLALVALEWLVDDEKAQDALFAAGWDLMVVDEAHHLVWHEDQVSAEYGLVEQLAQVIPGVLLLTATPEQLGQDSHFARLRLLDPNRFHDLAAFRAESENYRPVAEAVQELLDEGRLSPEAHATIQGFLGAEGEALLAAVSDGDSQASARLIRELLDRHGTGRVLFRNTRAAIQGFPERQLHPYPLATPEQYRDLPAGEHAELYPEVAFQAQGDVADDERWWRFDPRVDWLIDTLKMLKRTKVLVICAHAETAMDLEDALRVRSGIPASVFHEGMNILERDRAAAYFADEEFGAQVLICSEIGSEGRNFQFAHHLVMFDLPAHPDLLEQRIGRLDRIGQKHTIQLHIPYLQGSPQERLFQWYHEGLNAFLNTCPTGNALQHQFGPRLLPLLEGGESKAWDTLVADARSERERLEAELHTGRDRLLELNSGGAGEGQALVEAILEQDDQFALPIYMETLFDAFGIDSEDHSENALILKPSEKMLDASFPLGDDEGVTITYDRAQALSREDMQFLTWEHPMVQGGMDLVLSGSMGNTAVALIKNKALKPGTVLLELLFVSEVVAPRSLQLGRYLPPAALRCLLDANGNDLAARVAFETLNEQLESVPRASANKFVQAQRDVLAKRISGGEEKIMPTHVERVAEAQRRLAAEADEELARLVALQAVNPSVRDSEIDALRKQREEGPAMLDKAALRLEAIRVLVAG; from the coding sequence ATGGCGCAGCAGTATCAACCGGGGCAACGCTGGATCAGCGACAGCGAAGCAGAGCTCGGCCTGGGTACCATCCTGGCGCAGGATGGCCGCCTGTTGACCGTGCTCTACCCGGCCACTGGCGACACGCGCCAGTATTCCCTGCGCAACGCGCCGCTGACCCGCGTGCGCTTCTCGCCAGGTGACCAGATCACCCACTTCGAGGGCTGGAAGCTGACCGTGCGCGAGGTCGATGACATCGACGGGCTGATGGTCTACCACGGTCTGGACGGGCAAAACCAGCCGCGTACCCTGCCAGAAACCCAGCTGTCGAACTTCATTCAGTTCCGCCTGGCCAGCGACCGGCTGTTCGCCGGCCAGATCGACCCACTGTCGTGGTTCAGCCTGCGCTACAACACCCTGCAGCACACCAGCAAGCAGATGCAGTCAGCGCTGTGGGGCCTGGGCGGCTGCCGCGCGCAACCGATCGCCCACCAGTTGCACATTGCTCGCGAAGTCGCCGACCGCAGCGCCCCGCGGGTATTGCTGGCCGACGAAGTGGGCCTGGGTAAAACCATCGAAGCCGGCCTGGTGATTCATCGCCAGTTGCTGTCAGGCCGCGCCAGCCGCGTGCTGATCCTGGTGCCGGAAAACTTGCAGCACCAGTGGCTGGTGGAAATGCGCCGCCGCTTCAACCTGCAGGTAGCCCTGTTCGATGCCGAGCGCTTTATCGAAAGCGACGCCAGCAACCCGTTCGAGGATGCCCAGCTTGCGCTGGTTGCACTGGAATGGCTGGTCGACGACGAAAAGGCCCAGGACGCACTGTTTGCTGCTGGCTGGGACCTGATGGTAGTCGACGAGGCCCACCACCTGGTCTGGCACGAAGATCAGGTCAGTGCCGAATACGGCCTGGTCGAGCAACTGGCCCAGGTGATCCCGGGCGTGCTGCTGCTCACCGCCACCCCCGAGCAACTTGGCCAGGACAGTCACTTCGCGCGCCTGCGCCTGCTCGACCCTAACCGTTTCCACGACCTGGCGGCCTTCCGCGCCGAGAGCGAGAATTACCGCCCAGTGGCTGAAGCCGTGCAGGAACTGCTCGACGAAGGCCGCCTGTCGCCCGAGGCCCACGCCACCATCCAGGGCTTCCTGGGTGCCGAAGGCGAAGCCCTGCTGGCGGCGGTCAGCGACGGCGACAGCCAGGCCAGCGCACGCCTGATCCGCGAACTGCTGGACCGCCACGGCACCGGTCGCGTCCTGTTCCGTAACACCCGTGCGGCGATCCAGGGCTTCCCTGAGCGCCAGCTGCACCCTTACCCGCTGGCCACACCTGAGCAATACCGCGACCTGCCTGCTGGCGAGCACGCCGAGCTGTACCCGGAAGTTGCCTTCCAGGCCCAGGGCGATGTGGCTGACGACGAGCGCTGGTGGCGTTTCGACCCACGCGTCGACTGGCTGATCGACACGCTGAAGATGCTCAAGCGCACCAAGGTATTGGTGATCTGCGCTCACGCCGAAACCGCCATGGACCTTGAAGACGCCCTGCGCGTGCGCTCCGGCATTCCGGCGTCGGTGTTCCATGAAGGCATGAACATCCTCGAACGCGATCGCGCCGCCGCCTACTTCGCCGACGAAGAGTTCGGTGCGCAAGTGCTTATCTGCTCGGAGATCGGCAGCGAAGGCCGCAACTTCCAGTTCGCCCACCACTTGGTGATGTTCGACCTGCCCGCGCACCCAGACCTGCTCGAACAGCGCATCGGCCGCCTTGACCGGATCGGCCAGAAGCACACCATCCAGCTGCACATCCCGTACCTGCAAGGCAGCCCGCAAGAGCGCCTGTTCCAGTGGTACCACGAGGGCCTTAACGCCTTCCTCAACACCTGCCCCACCGGCAACGCCCTTCAGCACCAGTTCGGCCCGCGCCTGCTGCCGTTGCTTGAAGGTGGCGAGAGCAAGGCCTGGGATACCCTGGTGGCTGACGCCCGCAGTGAGCGCGAGCGCCTGGAAGCCGAACTGCACACTGGCCGCGACCGCCTGCTGGAGCTCAACTCCGGCGGTGCCGGCGAAGGCCAGGCGCTGGTCGAGGCCATTCTCGAGCAGGACGACCAGTTTGCCCTGCCGATCTACATGGAAACCCTGTTCGACGCCTTCGGCATCGACAGCGAAGACCATTCCGAGAACGCACTGATCCTCAAGCCGAGCGAAAAGATGCTCGATGCCAGCTTCCCGCTGGGCGACGACGAAGGCGTGACCATCACCTACGACCGTGCCCAGGCGCTGTCGCGTGAGGACATGCAGTTCCTCACCTGGGAGCACCCGATGGTGCAGGGCGGCATGGACCTGGTGCTGTCCGGTTCGATGGGCAACACCGCCGTGGCACTGATCAAGAACAAGGCACTCAAGCCGGGCACTGTACTGCTCGAATTGCTGTTCGTCAGCGAGGTGGTGGCACCGCGCAGCCTGCAACTGGGCCGCTACCTGCCGCCGGCGGCACTGCGCTGCCTGCTCGACGCCAACGGCAACGACCTGGCCGCCCGCGTGGCCTTCGAAACCCTCAACGAGCAGCTCGAAAGCGTACCGCGCGCCAGCGCCAACAAGTTTGTCCAGGCCCAGCGTGACGTGCTGGCCAAGCGCATCAGTGGCGGTGAAGAGAAGATCATGCCCACTCACGTCGAGCGCGTAGCCGAAGCCCAGCGCCGCCTGGCGGCTGAGGCCGACGAAGAGCTGGCTCGCCTGGTGGCACTGCAAGCGGTCAACCCAAGCGTGCGCGACAGCGAGATCGACGCGCTGCGCAAGCAGCGCGAAGAGGGTCCGGCGATGCTGGACAAGGCTGCCTTGCGCCTGGAAGCCATTCGCGTACTGGTAGCGGGCTGA